The following proteins are encoded in a genomic region of Micropterus dolomieu isolate WLL.071019.BEF.003 ecotype Adirondacks linkage group LG04, ASM2129224v1, whole genome shotgun sequence:
- the LOC123969909 gene encoding uncharacterized protein LOC123969909 gives MCYHHLTVLTSDGGNMTCTSCIREPACFKKIVIVLLVGQVFAKISRISELLFLQMYPIPYKCCTYSTLIFTSIKPNRLITRLPPIVDVWRAYKALCGSDQKHRMMGTQSSPVKSYDYLLKFLLVGDSDVGKEEILDSLQDGSVESPYAYSSEQGRFCTIFRSYSRGAQDILLVYDITNGWSFDGIDRWIWEIDEEIPFMVDKET, from the exons ATGTGTTACCACCATCTGACGGTGTTGACGTCTGATGGTGGTAACATGACATGCACGAGTTGTATCCGGGAGCCAGCTTGTTTTAAGAAAATAGTTATAGTTCTCTTAGTGGGACAAGTGTTTGCCAAAATCTCAAGAATCAGTGAGTTGCTATTCCTCCAAATGTATCCCATCCCTTACAAATGTTGTACATACTCCACCTTGATTTTCACCTCTATCAAACCCAACAGACTCATAACCAGGTTGCCCCCAATAGTAGACGTCTGGCGAGCTTATAAAGCTCTCTGTGGATCGGATCAAAAGCACAGGATGATGGGGACCCAGAGTAGTCCGGTCAAGAGTTACGATTATCTCCTGAAGTTTCTTTTGGTGGGAGACAGCGATGTCGGAAAGGAGGAAATCTTGGACAGTCTGCAAGACGGATCAGTAGAGTCCCCCTATGCCTACAGCAGTG AGCAAGGCAGATTCTGCACCATCTTCAGGTCTTACTCTCGTGGGGCACAG GACATACTGCTCGTATATGACATCACTAACGGCTGGTCATTTGATGGTATTGACCGCTGGATCTGGGAAATTGATGAGGAAATCCCATTCATGGTTGACaaagaaacatga
- the zp3c gene encoding zona pellucida sperm-binding protein 3 produces MGAVFKRLQPKTSFTLTPQDASGNEITGTKTFTLGEPMYFEATQPDRTAQLGGQRIYIDKCFVTASRDPNSNPRYTVVDNQGCMIDGKENEQSRFLAGASEMVQKFSLGALIFKNGVSASSSQQLYMHCEISVGTRTPTQGSKACNYDPATKTWKELYSDDSVCTCCDSTCSLAQPKASRGMISSHSWEVVASGKDDYAAVDPRMNSLDTFSFVDPDMAEHEDLKRWENDY; encoded by the exons ATGGGTGCAGTTTTCAAACGACTCCAACCTAAAACTAGTTTCACCCTTACTCCTCAAGATG CATCAGGTAATGAAATCACTGGAACCAAAACCTTCACCTTGGGCGAGCCGATGTACTTTGAGGCCACGCAACCTGACCGCACTGCACAGTTGGGAGGCCAGAGGATATACATCGACAAGTGCTTTGTGACAGCCTCCCGAGACCCCAATTCAAATCCTCGATATACAGTCGTTGACAACCAAGG GTGCATGATTGATGGCAAAGAGAACGAACAGTCAAGGTTCCTCGCTGGCGCCTCAGAGATGGTCCAGAAATTCAGTCTGGGTGCCTTGATTTTCAAGAATGGCGTTTCCGCTTCCTCCTCACAG CAACTCTACATGCACTGCGAGATCTCTGTGGGGACACGTACTCCAACTCAGGGCTCAAAGGCTTGCAATTATGATCCAGCGACCAAAAC GTGGAAGGAGCTGTACTCTGATGACTCTGTGTGCACCTGCTGTGACTCGACCTGCTCCTTGGCACAGCCTAAGG CTTCTAGGGGCATGATCTCAAGTCACTCTTGGGAGGTCGTCGCAAGCGGCAAGGATGACTATGCAGCGGTTGACCCTCGGATGAATTCCCTTGACACGTTCAGTTTTGTTGACCCCGACATGGCAGAGCATGAAGACTTAAAGCGATGGGAAAATGATTACTGA
- the LOC123969311 gene encoding ras-related protein Rab-40C-like, whose product MRGMMGTQSSPVKSYDYLLKFLLVGDSDVGKGEILDSLQDGSVESPYAYSSGIDYKTTTILLDGRRVKLELWDTSGQGRFCTIFRSYSRGAQGILLVYDITNGWSFDGIDRWIREIDEHAPGVPRILVGNRLHLAFKRQVPTEQARAYAEKNSMTFFEVSPLCNFNVIESFTELSRIVLMRHGMEKFWRPNRVFSLQDLCCRSIVSCTPVHLIDKLPLPVAIKSHLKSFSMANGMNAVMMHGRSYSVANSAASGASSGGSKANSLKRSKSFRPPQSPPKDSSSSSKGNCKIS is encoded by the exons ATGCGTGGGATGATGGGGACCCAGAGTAGTCCGGTCAAGAGTTACGATTATCTCCTGAAGTTTCTTTTGGTGGGAGACAGCGATGTCGGAAAGGGGGAAATCTTGGACAGTCTGCAAGACGGATCAGTAGAGTCCCCCTATGCCTACAGCAGTG GGATTGATTACAAGACCACCACAATTCTGCTGGATGGGAGGAGAGTGAAATTAGAGTTATG GGACACATCAGGGCAAGGCAGATTCTGCACCATCTTCAGGTCTTACTCTCGTGGGGCACAG GGCATACTGCTCGTGTATGACATCACTAACGGCTGGTCATTTGATGGTATTGACCGCTGGATCCGGGAAATTGATGAG CACGCCCCTGGTGTACCCAGGATCCTAGTAGGCAACCGGCTGCACCTGGCTTTCAAGCGACAGGTGCCAACGGAGCAGGCAAGGGCGTATGCAGAAAAGAACAGCATGACTTTCTTTGAGGTCAGTCCGCTGTGCAACTTCAATGTCATCGAATCCTTCACAGAACTCTCACGCATTGTGCTGATGAGGCACGGGATGGAGAAATTCTGGAGGCCCAACAGAG TCTTCAGCCTCCAAGACCTGTGCTGCCGTTCGATCGTCTCCTGCACACCGGTGCACCTTATTGACAAACTGCCCCTCCCTGTGGCCATCAAGTCCCACCTCAAGTCTTTTTCTATGGCCAACGGCATGAATGCAGTCATGATGCATGGACGCTCCTACTCTGTGGCCAACAGTGCAGCCTCAGGCGCTAGCAGCGGTGGAAGCAAAGCCAACAGCCTCAAACGCTCAAAGTCCTTCAGGCCTCCACAGAGCCCTCCAAAGGACTCGTCGTCTTCCTCTAAGGGGAACTGTAAGATTTCATAG
- the wfikkn1 gene encoding WAP, Kazal, immunoglobulin, Kunitz and NTR domain-containing protein, with product MYKIPLQLLEDRCVKDRSWHIAHHSNKLVLGWIHACLLMLLVCELPELSLCASLSGSKVEHEGFCPNKLNSNLWVDAQSTCERECNVDEDCADFEKCCTNVCGLNSCVAARFSDGTPARPDGQGGGEGSDAPVSTATCEGFVCSQQGATCDIWEGQPICKCQDRCEKEPNFTCASDGLTYFNRCYMDAEACIHGVTLTVVACRFYLAGPHTSPLPQGTTANPTPTTSQEDPMPPTLYSNPQHQSIYVGGTVSFHCDVIGVPRPDVTWEKQSERRERLIMRPDQMYGNVVITNIGQLVIYNAQVWDTGIYTCIARNPAGVLHADYPLSVIRRADDDFSEDPEMPMGRPFSPADCLAEVDLRVCSGERHVDWYYDSKLGSCMAFSNGGCDDSRNQFQTYEECKASCQREEMGICSLPAVQGPCKDWEPRWAWNNLMKQCQAFVYGGCHGNANSFGTKKECEANCPQPKRKPCKTCRMKGKMVPSLCRSDFAIVGRLTELVEDLDSGLARFSLEEVLRDEKMDLTLFDTKHLEVTIAKIDWGCPCPNITMEENPLLVMGVVQDGMAIIQSDSYVRAITERRLKKLREVLDKKTCQTLQKFQDSAR from the exons ATGTATAAAATCCCTCTACAACTTTTGGAGGACAGGTGTGTAAAGGATCGAAGTTGGCATATTGCACACCACTCAAATAAACTAGTGTTAGGATGGATCCATGCGTGTTTGTTGATGCTCTTGGTTTGCGAATTACCCGAACTTTCTTTGTGTGCAAGTCTGTCAGGATCCAAAGTTGAACACGAAGGATTTTGTCCTAACAAGCTGAATTCAAATCTCTGGGTTGATGCGCAAAGCACCTGCGAGAGGGAATGCAACGTCGACGAG GACTGTGCTGACTTTGAGAAATGCTGCACCAACGTGTGTGGCCTCAACAGCTGTGTGGCTGCACGTTTCTCTGATGGCACCCCTGCCCGGCCAGATGGGCAGGGTGGAGGAGAAGGAAGTGATGCCCCCGTCTCCACAGCTACCTGTGAGGGCTTTGTATGCAGCCAGCAGGGAGCAACATGTGACATCTGGGAAGGACAGCCCATCTGCAAGTGCCAGGACCGGTGTGAGAAAGAGCCCAACTTCACCTGCGCTTCAGATGGCCTCACCTATTTCAACCGCTGCTACATGGATGCGGAGGCCTGCATCCATGGGGTGACTTTAACTGTGGTCGCATGCCGCTTCTACCTGGCAGGCCCCCACACCAGCCCACTGCCTCAGGGCACTACAGCTAACCCCACTCCGACAACCTCCCAGGAGGACCCCATGCCACCCACACTATACTCCAACCCTCAACACCAGTCCATCTATGTCGGAGGCACAGTCAGCTTCCACTGTGATGTTATTGGAGTCCCCAGACCTGATGTAACATGGGAGAAACAGAGTGAAAGGCGGGAAAGGCTGATCATGAGGCCTGACCAGATGTATGGCAATGTGGTTATCACCAACATCGGCCAGCTTGTCATTTACAACGCGCAGGTGTGGGATACAGGTATCTACACCTGCATCGCACGGAATCCTGCTGGAGTTCTTCATGCAGACTACCCGCTGTCTGTCATCCGCCGGGCTGATGATGATTTCTCTGAAGATCCTGAGATGCCCATGGGGCGGCCATTCTCACCAGCGGACTGCCTGGCTGAAGTAGACCTGAGAGTGTGCAGTGGAGAGCGTCACGTGGACTGGTATTATGACAGCAAGCTGGGCTCCTGCATGGCCTTCAGCAACGGTGGATGTGATGACAGCCGCAACCAATTCCAGACTTACGAGGAGTGCAAGGCCTCCTGTCAGAGGGAGGAGATGGGCATCTGCTCCCTTCCTGCTGTCCAGGGCCCCTGCAAAGATTGGGAGCCCCGTTGGGCCTGGAATAACCTCATGAAACAGTGTCAAGCTTTTGTGTACGGTGGCTGCCATGGGAATGCCAACAGCTTCGGCACCAAGAAGGAGTGTGAGGCAAACTGCCCACAGCCCAAAAGGAAACCTTGTAAGACCTGTCGCATGAAGGGGAAAATGGTGCCTAGCTTATGCCGGAGTGACTTCGCTATTGTGGGGCGACTGACAGAGCTGGTGGAGGATTTGGACTCTGGGTTAGCCCGCTTTAGCttggaagaggtcctgagagaTGAAAAGATGGACTTGACTCTCTTTGATACCAAGCACCTAGAGGTGACCATCGCCAAGATAGACTGGGGCTGTCCCTGTCCCAACATCACCATGGAGGAAAACCCTTTGCTGGTGATGGGTGTGGTGCAGGACGGCATGGCCATCATCCAATCTGACAGTTATGTCAGAGCCATAACTGAACGCAGACTTAAGAAGCTACGTGAGGTTCTGGATAAAAAGACCTGCCAGACACTACAGAAGTTCCAGGACTCAGCCCGCTGA
- the mettl26 gene encoding methyltransferase-like 26, whose protein sequence is MLSAAAAERNKEPILAVLRESVNTGRPLQALEISSGTGQHITHFAQALRNIIWQPSEYDRQSLASIEAYRAHYQLHNVKPAIHLDASLPYQYWGGIQPESLDLIVNINMIHISPIACTEGLFKGAGAVLKPQGLLLTYGPYAVNGQITPQSNVDFDYSLRQRNPEWGLRDIALLNSTAQRNGLFLEKIMDMPANNKCLLFRKESLV, encoded by the exons ATGCTGAGCGCCGCCGCAGCGGAGAGGAACAAGGAGCCCATCCTGGCGGTGCTCCGGGAGAGCGTGAACACCGGGAGACCCTTACAGGCTCTAGAGATCTCCTCCGGTACCGGGCAGCATATCACACACTTCGCTCAGGCCCTGCGGAATATAATCTGGCAGCCGTCAGAGTATGACCGCCAGTCTCTTGCCAG TATAGAAGCGTACAGAGCCCACTACCAGCTGCACAATGTGAAGCCCGCCATCCACCTGGATGCATCTCTCCCCTATCAATACTGGGGAGGGATCCAGCCAGAGAGCCTCGATCTGATAGTCAACATCAACATGATCCACATTTCACCGATTGCTTGCACAGAG GGTTTATTCAAAGGGGCTGGAGCAGTGCTGAAGCCGCAAGGTCTTCTACTGACATATGGG CCCTATGCAGTGAATGGTCAGATCACCCCTCAAAGTAACGTTGACTTTGATTACAGCCTGCGCCAGAG AAACCCAGAGTGGGGACTTAGGGATATCGCCCTTCTCAATTCTACAGCACAAAGAAATGGTTTATTCTTGGAGAAAATA ATGGACATGCCGGCAAACAACAAGTGTCTTCTGTTCAGGAAAGAGAGTTTGGTGTGA